One region of Panulirus ornatus isolate Po-2019 chromosome 42, ASM3632096v1, whole genome shotgun sequence genomic DNA includes:
- the Ski6 gene encoding uncharacterized protein Ski6, protein MEVISPEGLRQDGRTPTCLRTISCRLGLYDRPNGSAYIEIGNTKVLAAVYGPREVRSVSKQQLDECVIQCQMSRIAASQGERIKRPIDQRTRAMSQQIAGVFHAAIRKSKYPGSQIDIYVQVLQADGGVMSACINVSTLALIHAGVELVDFVVSCTASMSKQTPILDVTNQESMTGCEVTVSILPNKGSIVSLDTSHTVHQDQFESVMDLAMVGCQQIYQAMLGEVKSYLEDKHAIMSHR, encoded by the exons ATGGAAGTCATATCACCTGAGGGTCTACGTCAGGATGGAAGAACACCAACTTGTCTGCGCACTATCAGTTGCAGATTGGGACTGTATGATAGACCTAATGGAAGTGCTTATATTGAGATAGGAAATACAAAAGTTCTTGCAGCTGTCTATGGACCCAGAGAG GTTCGAAGTGTCAGTAAGCAACAGCTGGACGAGTGTGTTATCCAATGCCAGATGAGTCGCATTGCTGCGAGTCAAGGAGAAAGAATTAAACGTCCCATAGATCAAAGAACTCGTGCGATGAGTCAGCAAATTGCTGGTGTATTTCATGCAGCAATCAGAAAGAGCAAGTACCCTGGATCACAAATTGACATATATGTGCAG GTTCTACAGGCAGATGGAGGTGTGATGTCAGCTTGCATCAATGTCTCCACCCTCGCCCTTATCCATGCAGGTGTAGAACTGGTAGATTTTGTGGTATCCTGCACTGCCTCAATGAGCAAGCAGACTCCAATTCTTGATGTAACAAACCAGGAGTCCATGACAGGCTGTGAAGTAACAGTCTCCATCTTGCCAAACAAGGGTTCCATAGTTTCTCtagatacatcacacacagtacatcAGGACCAATTTGAATCTGTGATGGACCTTGCCATGGTAGGCTGTCAACAAATTTATCAAGCAATGCTTGGGGAGGTTAAGAGTTACTTGGAAGATAAACATGCCATAATGTCACATAGGTAA